A window of the Penaeus monodon isolate SGIC_2016 chromosome 11, NSTDA_Pmon_1, whole genome shotgun sequence genome harbors these coding sequences:
- the LOC119578495 gene encoding serine/threonine-protein kinase fray2-like, whose translation MLSTKEESGILQSSDRSKSSSSCRSRSSSSDRSRSSSSDRSRSSDRSRSSSSDRSRSSSSDRSRSSSSDRSRSSSSDRSRSSSSGRSRSSSSGRSRSSSSDRSKSSSSDRSRSSSSDRSRSSSSDRSRSSSSDRSRSSSSDRSRSSDRSRSSSSDRSRSSSSDRSRSSARNENELVQTLGDASAEEAGACPKDTAFPLDVFIVKARALT comes from the exons gagcagtgaTAGAAGCAAGAGCAGTAGCAGttgtagaagcaggagcagtagcagtgatagaagcaggagcagtagcagtgatagaagcaggagcagtgatagaagcaggagcagtagcagtgatagaagcaggagcagtagcagtgatagaagcaggagcagtagcagtgatagaagcaggagcagtagcagtgatagaagcaggagcagtagcagtggtagaagcaggagcagtagcagtggtagaagcaggagcagtagcagtgatagaagcaagagcagtagcagtgatagaagcaggagcagtagcagtgatagaagcaggagcagtagcagtgatagaagcaggagcagtagcagtgatagaagcaggagcagtagcagtgatagaagcaggagcagtgatagaagcaggagcagtagcagtgatagaagcaggagcagtagcagtgatagaagtagaagcagc GCAAGGAACGAAAATGAGCTGGTACAAACTTTAGGTGATGCTTCAGCAGAGGAGGCAGGCGCATGTCCAAAAGACACAGCATTCCCACTTGACGTGTTTATTGTCAAGGCGCGGGCTCTGACATAG